One region of Exiguobacterium acetylicum genomic DNA includes:
- a CDS encoding GNAT family N-acetyltransferase → MQGRHPDFTTSRLFVEATDEESGCKWTLHALRERTIVGTITFTWNGSIGNLRYTTTDENDQRGYIREALTSILSYLARTLLLTRVYGEAGSETVWRRNGFQLQANRYARELHH, encoded by the coding sequence ATGCAAGGGAGACATCCGGATTTTACGACGTCACGGTTGTTTGTCGAAGCAACGGATGAAGAATCGGGTTGTAAGTGGACGCTACATGCGTTACGTGAGAGAACGATCGTCGGAACGATTACCTTCACATGGAATGGATCGATCGGAAACTTACGTTACACGACGACGGATGAGAACGATCAGCGCGGGTACATCAGGGAAGCACTGACATCGATTCTATCGTATCTCGCGCGGACGTTATTACTGACGCGTGTCTACGGCGAGGCAGGCAGTGAGACGGTCTGGCGTCGGAACGGATTTCAGTTGCAAGCGAATCGATATGCACGCGAACTCCATCACTAA
- a CDS encoding AAA family ATPase — protein sequence MKFVLLLGPQAVGKMTIGQEIERLTEMKVFHNHQTIDLLLPYFDFSEPAHHRLKDTIRREMFKEMANSSLEGVLFTFLCLFGVEGGGLEFIEETVELFEQAGADVYIVELDAPVATRLHRNTTENRLTHKVTKRDLAASEQDLRETADGYRTRSLPGELPDVNYLFLDTEQLSARESAEAICDHFKWSKTTV from the coding sequence ATGAAATTTGTCTTGTTACTTGGTCCCCAAGCGGTCGGAAAGATGACGATTGGTCAAGAAATCGAACGATTGACGGAGATGAAAGTCTTCCATAACCACCAGACGATCGACCTGTTATTACCTTATTTTGATTTCTCTGAACCCGCACATCACCGCTTAAAGGATACGATCCGGCGCGAGATGTTCAAGGAAATGGCGAACAGCTCGCTCGAAGGTGTCCTGTTTACATTCCTCTGTCTATTCGGCGTCGAAGGCGGCGGTCTCGAGTTCATTGAAGAGACAGTCGAATTATTCGAACAAGCGGGTGCTGACGTCTATATCGTTGAACTCGATGCGCCGGTCGCAACCCGTCTGCACCGGAACACGACCGAAAACCGATTGACGCATAAAGTAACGAAGCGCGATCTCGCTGCTTCTGAACAGGACTTACGCGAGACGGCGGACGGATACCGGACACGCTCGCTACCAGGCGAACTACCAGACGTCAACTATCTCTTCCTTGATACGGAACAGTTAAGTGCACGTGAAAGCGCTGAAGCGATTTGCGATCATTTCAAATGGTCCAAAACAACGGTCTAA
- a CDS encoding NUMOD4 domain-containing protein, with protein MQEQWKAVIGYVGIYEVSSLGRVRSLDRTIVTCRGVRQRRKGVLLRPRLNREGYRKVTLYQRGRGERVQVGMLVAQAFLTTDVTEAQLVRRNGKRSDDQLSNLDVLPSIDQQYNELLGEFDLLLNQHVTLSPFQIRTIRVQYEKGKTIRQLAEQYQVTENRIRNIIDKKEAKFIS; from the coding sequence ATGCAAGAACAATGGAAAGCCGTCATCGGCTATGTAGGTATATATGAAGTCTCGTCGCTAGGTCGCGTAAGGTCGCTCGACCGGACGATCGTGACATGTCGCGGTGTCCGGCAACGCCGAAAAGGTGTCTTGCTCCGTCCACGGCTCAATCGGGAAGGATATCGGAAAGTCACGCTCTATCAACGTGGTCGAGGAGAACGGGTGCAAGTCGGAATGCTTGTTGCACAAGCTTTTCTGACGACAGACGTCACGGAAGCACAACTCGTCCGACGCAACGGTAAACGATCTGACGATCAGTTGTCGAATTTAGACGTCCTGCCTTCAATCGATCAGCAATATAACGAACTACTTGGTGAGTTTGATCTCTTGTTAAATCAACATGTGACGCTATCACCGTTTCAGATTCGAACGATTCGTGTGCAGTACGAAAAAGGGAAAACGATTCGTCAATTGGCAGAGCAGTATCAGGTGACGGAGAACCGGATTCGCAACATTATCGATAAGAAGGAAGCGAAATTTATTAGCTAA
- a CDS encoding sunset domain-containing protein, whose product MEEKKKKKGGCCGCGCLIFIILIFLGACGAIFGEDDSDDKDNNTKSHQSTKDLDSDDHKNNTEEKNDAKVKEEADAKTKAEADAKAKAEADAKAKAEADAKTKAEADAKAKAEADAKAKAEADAKAKAEADAKAKAEADAKAKAEADTKAKTCLNIRGNISSSGEKIYHLPNQRFYSKTDPEQVFCTEGAAVSAGYRKSKI is encoded by the coding sequence ATGGAAGAAAAGAAAAAGAAAAAAGGCGGCTGTTGTGGCTGTGGTTGTCTCATCTTTATTATTTTAATTTTCTTAGGCGCTTGTGGCGCTATTTTTGGAGAAGATGACTCTGACGATAAAGACAATAATACAAAGAGTCATCAATCTACTAAAGACTTGGACTCTGATGATCATAAAAATAACACTGAAGAAAAAAATGATGCTAAAGTTAAGGAAGAAGCTGACGCTAAAACTAAAGCAGAAGCTGATGCTAAAGCTAAAGCAGAAGCTGACGCTAAAGCTAAAGCAGAAGCTGACGCTAAAACTAAAGCAGAAGCTGATGCTAAAGCTAAAGCAGAAGCTGATGCTAAAGCTAAAGCAGAAGCTGACGCTAAAGCTAAAGCAGAAGCTGACGCTAAAGCTAAGGCAGAAGCTGACGCTAAAGCTAAGGCAGAAGCTGACACTAAAGCTAAGACTTGCTTAAATATTCGGGGTAATATCTCTAGTTCAGGTGAGAAAATATATCACCTTCCTAATCAAAGGTTTTATAGTAAAACGGACCCTGAACAAGTTTTTTGTACAGAAGGTGCAGCTGTAAGTGCTGGATATCGCAAATCAAAAATCTAA
- a CDS encoding methyl-accepting chemotaxis protein yields MLTKKRLLAQQLNGWLIPIVAIGLIMISGLSVYASYQQSVAATEERLMRELTMFDANVRATFLAYPEDATDRSRAIKRLQQQQRTDLSRDDYTIRFQSLNTSEAFRPLTLESTKRKQLLQHLKNARTYAFSNQDQFLVAMTIPELDDVILLTTDRDKLIAPARDLAWTLVWVSVVTLVSISLLIRWRIQRQLAPLSKLALQIEEAHAKRSYRPLTLKTTTFELQQLTFQYNQLMQQINDLTTEMQQASQELESVQPHFSSRLSAMDQSVHAVDEVAGSLLAQSTQMDQTIVASTRLTAQGHDALSEMQTTLLNSQHAVTRFQQTVQTNHTTLETLQEESQLLKEQSTTTEQILKQTSHLQQQMENSISHIQRVAEETRRLSLNALIEATRAGEAGRGFTVVAKEVEKLAIDIRTSTDHIRQVNQTWTAGLDQVEQALSQMTERFLSTSQQLETATEHLQQMLTEATTIETTLGTVEHQRQIVADVQSNMQEHLQSVQQLMSELSSYSQVLGEQMQHHVNQQTELKTHSAVLESRISSLQQTIKN; encoded by the coding sequence ATGCTTACGAAAAAACGATTATTAGCACAGCAACTAAATGGATGGTTGATTCCGATCGTCGCTATCGGATTGATCATGATCAGTGGTCTAAGCGTTTACGCATCGTATCAACAATCCGTCGCAGCGACTGAGGAGCGACTAATGCGTGAGTTAACGATGTTCGACGCGAACGTCCGGGCAACATTTCTCGCGTATCCGGAGGACGCGACAGACCGCTCGCGTGCCATCAAACGATTGCAACAGCAACAGCGAACCGACTTATCACGTGACGACTATACGATCCGTTTTCAAAGCCTAAACACGAGTGAGGCGTTCCGACCGTTGACACTCGAATCAACCAAACGAAAACAACTACTGCAGCACTTAAAGAATGCACGTACATATGCTTTTTCGAATCAAGACCAATTTCTTGTCGCGATGACGATTCCGGAACTCGATGACGTCATCTTACTGACGACCGATCGCGATAAATTAATCGCCCCTGCTCGAGATTTAGCTTGGACACTCGTTTGGGTTAGCGTAGTCACGCTTGTCAGTATCAGCCTCTTGATCCGCTGGCGAATTCAACGACAACTGGCACCGTTATCGAAACTCGCCTTACAGATTGAAGAAGCGCATGCGAAGCGATCGTATCGTCCGTTAACGCTCAAGACGACGACCTTCGAGTTACAACAGCTGACGTTTCAATACAATCAGTTGATGCAACAGATTAATGACTTAACGACGGAGATGCAACAAGCCAGTCAGGAACTTGAATCCGTCCAGCCCCACTTCTCTTCGCGCTTATCCGCAATGGATCAATCAGTCCATGCCGTCGATGAAGTCGCCGGTTCCTTACTTGCGCAATCGACACAGATGGATCAGACGATCGTCGCCTCGACACGTTTGACGGCCCAAGGACACGATGCGTTGAGCGAGATGCAAACGACACTTCTGAACAGTCAACATGCCGTAACCCGTTTTCAACAGACCGTCCAGACGAATCACACGACACTTGAGACCTTACAAGAGGAAAGCCAGTTACTGAAGGAACAATCCACGACGACAGAGCAGATTTTGAAACAGACCTCACATCTACAGCAGCAAATGGAGAACTCAATTTCGCATATCCAGCGCGTTGCTGAAGAGACACGCCGCTTGTCACTGAACGCGCTGATTGAGGCAACCCGTGCCGGAGAAGCCGGTCGTGGCTTCACGGTCGTCGCTAAGGAGGTCGAAAAACTCGCGATCGATATTAGGACGAGTACGGACCATATTCGGCAGGTCAATCAGACATGGACGGCGGGGCTCGATCAAGTCGAACAAGCACTCTCGCAAATGACGGAACGTTTTCTTTCGACGTCGCAACAACTCGAGACGGCAACGGAGCATTTGCAACAAATGCTGACCGAAGCGACGACGATTGAGACGACACTGGGTACCGTGGAACACCAACGTCAGATCGTCGCAGATGTTCAGTCGAACATGCAGGAACATCTACAGTCGGTTCAGCAGTTGATGTCAGAACTCTCGTCTTACAGCCAGGTGCTCGGAGAACAGATGCAACACCACGTCAACCAGCAGACGGAACTGAAGACACATAGTGCTGTACTCGAGTCGCGGATTAGTTCTTTGCAACAAACTATAAAAAATTAA
- a CDS encoding GGDEF domain-containing protein yields the protein MLTLLNSLLLNFSLLIATLLFAFLPLRRIERISPNSSLQVRLVIGCIAGVIGALLIFNSISYDVAKIDLRLVALVTAYFYGGLVSGSITMLFIIGARFAVTPAGEYQGLILTTLICVALLVTATIYRRFAAQRMKDYLVLLGTGIAYSLPALYLLTHTFERFLEIAFVYIIVIMIGGYVTYRFLQELRKHFLFVHTQQELALTDGLTQLGNRRKLDETLAEYAQNGTVFSVLILDLDHFKSINDTYGHEGGDVVLRQLSHLLQSYCPEQGVVGRYGGEEFVLLLPDIPLRQAERLGERIRSACADQHFVYKEHPVFHVTLSLGAASSDQASTVFETVQKADLALYEAKQTGRNRVVCYRDPLL from the coding sequence GTGCTTACGTTGCTTAATTCATTGTTGTTGAACTTCTCACTGTTGATTGCGACATTGCTGTTTGCGTTTCTACCGCTACGACGGATCGAGAGAATTTCGCCCAACTCCTCCTTACAAGTCCGACTCGTGATCGGTTGTATCGCCGGTGTGATTGGTGCGCTGTTGATCTTTAACAGTATCTCCTATGACGTTGCAAAGATTGATTTGCGTCTCGTTGCGCTCGTCACGGCATATTTTTATGGAGGATTAGTGAGCGGTAGCATCACGATGTTGTTCATCATCGGTGCCCGATTTGCGGTGACACCAGCTGGCGAATATCAAGGATTGATTCTGACGACCTTGATCTGTGTCGCGTTACTTGTGACAGCGACGATTTATCGCCGGTTTGCTGCTCAGCGAATGAAAGATTATCTCGTATTGCTTGGAACTGGTATCGCATACAGCTTACCGGCACTCTATTTATTGACGCATACGTTCGAACGATTTTTAGAAATTGCGTTCGTTTATATCATCGTCATCATGATTGGTGGCTACGTCACCTATCGTTTCTTACAGGAACTAAGGAAGCACTTTTTGTTCGTACATACGCAACAGGAACTGGCTTTAACGGATGGACTGACGCAACTCGGAAACCGCCGGAAACTCGATGAGACGTTAGCCGAGTACGCTCAGAACGGAACGGTCTTTTCCGTCTTGATTCTTGATCTCGATCATTTTAAATCGATCAACGATACATACGGACATGAAGGGGGCGACGTCGTTTTACGGCAACTCAGTCATCTCTTGCAATCGTATTGTCCAGAACAGGGCGTCGTCGGTCGGTACGGTGGTGAAGAGTTTGTCTTACTGTTGCCGGACATACCACTCCGACAAGCGGAACGACTGGGGGAGCGGATTCGTTCTGCCTGCGCCGATCAACACTTCGTTTATAAGGAGCATCCCGTCTTTCATGTCACGTTATCGCTAGGGGCTGCTTCATCCGATCAAGCGTCGACTGTATTTGAGACCGTCCAGAAAGCGGACTTAGCATTGTATGAAGCCAAACAAACCGGTCGGAATCGTGTTGTCTGTTATCGAGATCCTTTACTGTAA
- a CDS encoding NUDIX hydrolase, translated as MTAIVPAVKGIIIHEQRLLIVRRAAADFGGGTWECPGGKIDFGELPVDSLVREIKEETQLTVTPERLLYASSFLTHPDRQIILLMYVCSTHQTDVQLSAEHDSYLWADEETIRQLIAPNILADFERYDVFSLLHR; from the coding sequence ATGACAGCAATCGTTCCTGCCGTCAAAGGCATCATCATTCACGAGCAACGTCTCCTGATCGTCCGCCGGGCTGCTGCTGACTTCGGTGGCGGCACGTGGGAATGCCCGGGTGGCAAGATCGACTTCGGTGAATTACCAGTCGACAGTCTTGTTCGCGAGATAAAAGAAGAGACACAGTTGACGGTTACCCCGGAGCGTCTGCTCTATGCCTCGAGCTTCCTGACGCATCCCGATCGGCAAATCATTTTGTTGATGTACGTCTGTTCGACGCATCAAACGGACGTTCAGTTATCAGCAGAACACGACTCCTATCTCTGGGCGGACGAAGAAACGATCCGTCAGTTGATTGCACCGAATATTTTGGCTGATTTTGAGCGATATGATGTATTTTCGTTACTGCATCGCTAA
- a CDS encoding Type 1 glutamine amidotransferase-like domain-containing protein, whose protein sequence is MPTHLFLFGGGPPFTPHLRTRFAALTNGGPVAILYVPRPGKVWTSYASIYTKPLEEDGISSFVHLPLSDAPTDGQLAQLKQCQGIIISGGETELYQQCLVDTPIGDIIQSRFADGVPVVGFSAGALVSPERCIIPEIDQRDNRRLRLPGLALLKDTVICVHYETWGEAAHLTQSFTEEGTDRAFGLADESGIYLRDQYLVETEGTNPVVLSRSPVV, encoded by the coding sequence ATGCCGACTCACTTATTCCTCTTTGGAGGCGGTCCTCCTTTTACACCGCACTTACGAACACGATTTGCCGCATTAACGAACGGTGGACCGGTTGCGATTCTATACGTTCCGCGGCCCGGTAAGGTCTGGACGAGCTACGCCTCGATCTATACGAAGCCTTTAGAGGAAGATGGCATCTCGTCTTTCGTCCATCTGCCACTGTCTGACGCACCAACAGACGGACAACTCGCGCAACTGAAGCAGTGTCAAGGCATCATCATCTCCGGTGGCGAGACCGAATTGTATCAGCAATGCTTGGTCGACACACCGATTGGTGACATCATTCAGTCGCGTTTCGCAGATGGTGTGCCGGTCGTCGGCTTTTCAGCCGGTGCCCTCGTTTCGCCCGAACGGTGTATCATTCCGGAGATCGACCAACGCGACAATCGACGTCTTCGCTTGCCTGGTCTTGCCTTACTGAAAGACACGGTCATCTGTGTCCATTATGAGACGTGGGGCGAAGCTGCTCATCTCACGCAATCTTTTACGGAAGAAGGCACAGACCGTGCCTTCGGACTCGCTGACGAGAGTGGGATCTATCTACGCGATCAGTACCTCGTCGAAACAGAAGGAACCAATCCTGTCGTATTGTCGCGGAGTCCCGTCGTATGA
- a CDS encoding methyl-accepting chemotaxis protein yields the protein MKWGLYPKMLLAFLGLAIVPIVLIGSFLYVETKGALTDEAYSKLEAIRDAKKATVTQHIDEKFLNLEALAENEQVQQAFAPLTKQFADGGLANDAYQQEAKKFDTYFNQYIEQFGFYDVFFIDSDGNVVYTAFKEPDLGQNVVTGDLKSSGLGKAYQNALTQQKGVIADYAYYEPSQAPAAFFAIPYVDPKTKQKRGVLALQLDGNKINKIMKTTAGLGKTGESYLVGADQRLRSDFRATKQTEVGEKRIQSTPVKQVIAGQTKTTETTDTDGHEVVTSFTPLKIAGLNWGLITEVHTEEVFAALSDFVQKLLIALVALIALVALAAILFTRTLVRPIRALLHSAGAIAEYDLSQPVVATSRDEIGQLSRLFETMRLSLIDLVKRVDTMSRTIDDSLAELVVEAEETGHGTKEMAHAMTGIAATAQQQSGAFDGHTASLQSLTATIEQTAQTSALVVDSASRSESLATTGRSDLHAVTEQMQSIQNAIDEAADKSRRVQTASQNILEIISIIESIANETNLLSLNASIEAARAGEQGKGFVVVAREIQNLANQSKQSMGRVQETIDSIQRETKQLEDAMARGTVAVQDGVVRVTEATQSFDSIVTQSKGVTVDMSALSETNRDVLSTASHLVAQAEQLRAGIIASAQDNQHASDQSLAFSERMDVVHTLTEEIYTLSRELHETINRYTLD from the coding sequence ATGAAGTGGGGTCTGTATCCGAAAATGTTACTCGCTTTTCTCGGTCTTGCAATTGTACCGATCGTCTTAATTGGCTCGTTCTTGTATGTCGAAACAAAAGGTGCGTTGACAGACGAGGCCTATTCAAAGCTTGAGGCGATTCGTGATGCTAAAAAAGCAACGGTCACGCAACATATCGATGAGAAGTTCTTGAATCTCGAAGCGTTAGCTGAAAATGAACAAGTCCAGCAGGCATTCGCTCCTTTAACGAAACAGTTTGCGGACGGTGGACTGGCGAATGACGCCTACCAACAAGAAGCGAAGAAATTCGATACGTATTTCAATCAGTACATCGAACAGTTCGGCTTCTATGACGTTTTCTTCATTGATTCAGACGGAAATGTCGTCTACACCGCATTCAAGGAACCGGACCTCGGTCAGAATGTCGTCACGGGTGATCTCAAATCGTCTGGGCTCGGAAAAGCCTATCAAAACGCCTTAACACAACAAAAAGGCGTCATCGCCGATTATGCGTATTACGAACCATCACAAGCTCCCGCTGCCTTCTTTGCGATCCCTTATGTTGACCCAAAGACGAAGCAAAAGCGCGGGGTGCTTGCGCTCCAGCTCGACGGAAATAAAATTAATAAAATCATGAAAACAACGGCTGGTCTCGGTAAGACCGGTGAATCGTATCTCGTTGGTGCCGATCAACGTCTACGGTCTGATTTCCGGGCAACGAAACAGACCGAAGTCGGCGAAAAACGCATTCAATCGACGCCGGTCAAACAAGTCATTGCTGGTCAGACGAAAACGACAGAAACAACGGACACAGATGGTCATGAAGTCGTGACATCCTTCACACCCCTTAAAATCGCTGGTCTTAACTGGGGATTGATCACAGAAGTCCATACGGAAGAAGTCTTTGCTGCCTTGTCTGATTTCGTCCAAAAGCTATTGATTGCGTTAGTGGCGTTAATTGCTCTCGTTGCACTCGCTGCAATTCTCTTCACACGCACACTCGTCCGACCGATTCGCGCGTTACTGCACAGTGCGGGTGCGATTGCCGAATACGATTTATCACAGCCCGTCGTTGCGACGTCACGTGATGAGATTGGACAGCTCTCCCGTTTATTTGAGACGATGCGCCTATCTTTGATTGATCTCGTGAAACGGGTCGATACGATGTCACGGACGATTGATGACTCTCTCGCAGAACTCGTCGTTGAAGCCGAAGAGACCGGACACGGAACGAAAGAGATGGCACATGCGATGACTGGCATCGCCGCGACCGCCCAGCAACAGTCCGGTGCGTTCGACGGGCATACAGCGTCCTTACAATCCTTGACGGCAACAATCGAGCAGACCGCGCAGACATCGGCTCTCGTCGTCGATAGCGCCAGCCGTTCGGAAAGTCTCGCGACGACCGGACGTTCGGATTTACATGCGGTCACGGAACAGATGCAATCGATTCAAAACGCGATTGACGAAGCCGCCGATAAATCACGCCGCGTTCAAACCGCTTCTCAAAATATCTTAGAAATCATCAGCATCATCGAATCGATTGCTAACGAAACGAACCTTCTCTCGTTGAATGCTTCGATCGAAGCGGCCCGTGCCGGGGAACAAGGCAAAGGATTCGTCGTCGTTGCACGCGAGATTCAGAACCTTGCCAATCAATCAAAACAATCGATGGGACGTGTCCAGGAGACGATCGATTCGATCCAACGCGAGACAAAACAACTCGAAGACGCGATGGCACGCGGAACCGTTGCCGTTCAGGACGGTGTCGTTCGTGTCACGGAAGCGACGCAGTCATTTGATTCAATCGTCACCCAGTCCAAAGGGGTCACCGTTGATATGTCGGCCCTTTCGGAAACGAACCGGGATGTCTTATCGACCGCTTCGCACCTCGTCGCGCAAGCCGAACAATTACGCGCCGGAATCATCGCCAGCGCGCAAGACAACCAACACGCATCCGATCAATCGCTTGCCTTCAGCGAACGAATGGATGTCGTGCATACGCTAACGGAAGAGATTTATACACTCTCACGTGAATTGCACGAGACAATTAACCGCTATACACTGGATTAA
- a CDS encoding ABC transporter permease, with protein MIETFLKQRIRRRHAEQRRFFREIFDWTILLYLVIPVGLFIIYETVQILNGQADWVQTVPVAWILLGWILYGFLPAFYAWFEPADRLFFKPVPGAIVRMKWYSVRYHFVRIFLLTAGLHLLCFPLHRIRFDQSSITVLLISLALSLLQPFFSFWTYRLSGQRFLRKWSGHLALATGRITLLLLLWLQPHPALFVVALCVLLFGFLHVRHWSRREDGLTEDILLSTKRQSSLSATVLELNGALPKPSHRKRPFLHLRLFKQTHQHLPLITYLRDPSKRRFLLQLFAAMNYGLLVLPWIGRGLVFAFVLFVLYQEVKQHTQWFKQQRFYRLIDSNSKASKENKVI; from the coding sequence ATGATTGAAACCTTTTTGAAGCAACGGATCCGTCGACGGCATGCGGAACAGCGTCGCTTCTTTCGAGAAATTTTCGATTGGACGATTTTGCTGTATCTCGTCATTCCAGTCGGTCTGTTCATCATCTATGAGACGGTTCAAATCTTAAACGGTCAAGCGGACTGGGTTCAAACGGTTCCGGTCGCTTGGATTTTACTCGGATGGATTCTGTATGGATTCCTGCCCGCCTTTTACGCCTGGTTCGAACCAGCAGATCGCCTCTTCTTCAAACCGGTTCCTGGAGCGATCGTTCGAATGAAGTGGTATTCCGTTCGGTATCACTTCGTGCGGATTTTTCTATTGACTGCCGGATTACATCTACTCTGTTTTCCGTTACATCGCATCCGGTTTGACCAGTCTAGTATCACCGTACTGCTGATTAGTCTTGCGCTCTCTTTGCTCCAACCGTTCTTTAGCTTTTGGACATACCGGTTATCTGGGCAACGGTTCTTGCGGAAATGGAGCGGTCATCTCGCCCTGGCAACCGGACGCATCACTCTGTTGCTCCTGCTTTGGCTTCAACCGCATCCTGCTCTCTTCGTCGTCGCACTGTGTGTATTGCTGTTCGGATTCCTTCATGTCCGGCACTGGTCACGGCGTGAGGACGGATTAACGGAGGATATCCTGTTGTCAACGAAACGACAGTCGAGTTTATCGGCGACCGTCCTTGAATTGAACGGTGCCTTACCAAAGCCGTCTCACCGAAAGCGCCCGTTCCTTCATCTGCGATTATTCAAGCAGACGCACCAGCACCTCCCGCTGATCACGTATCTGCGGGATCCGAGTAAACGTCGTTTCTTACTCCAGCTGTTTGCTGCGATGAACTACGGTCTTCTCGTCTTACCATGGATCGGACGCGGTCTCGTTTTCGCTTTCGTTCTATTCGTCCTCTATCAAGAAGTAAAGCAACATACCCAGTGGTTCAAACAGCAACGTTTCTATCGGCTCATTGACTCGAATTCTAAAGCATCTAAGGAAAATAAAGTCATTTAA